Below is a genomic region from Brassica rapa cultivar Chiifu-401-42 chromosome A08, CAAS_Brap_v3.01, whole genome shotgun sequence.
TTGTTTTCTTTGCGTTTCACTGCATTTCAATGTGTTATCTACGTGTAGTTAAATCTGTTGTCAATTTTTAGGTCTTTTGGGTCTTTCAAATCGAATCAAATTTAGATGTCCTTCTGACATAGTTTCTTATCGATGTTATTTTTCTTtgaacatgttttttttgtttgctacAGTTTTATCTCCTATCTTTTACCCGAGGAAGCACTAACTACTGTCTTTTCTTAATCAGATAACTTCAAATTCTGTGAGGCTAGTCAGTTCTACAACTAGACAATTGCGGAATAAATGGGATGCCCCAGCTGGATTCACTGTTAATGttgcaaccgcaaacgctagccaGGTCCGTCTTTCTTAAGAATATTTATAGTGGGATTTAATTGTAGCTGCTCTGTTTAAAACTTGTTCCCGAGAGAGAAGAATTCTAGGAGTATTTTTGTACTATTCATGGATTTTGTTTCTTTGTAGCTTCAGTATCTTTCTCGTTTCTAGACATGCAAAGTGATTTGGATTGATATACATGTTAGGTTCTTTTGGCGACTGGAGGTGGGCATTTGGTCTATATAGAAATTGGAGATGGGACATTGACGGAAGTCAAACATGCCCAGTTGGAGTACGAGGTGTCTTGTCTTGATATAAACCCCACTGGGGACAATCCTAATTACAGTCAGCTAGCTGCGGTGGGGATGTGGACAGATATAAGTGTAAGGATTTTTGTGCTGCCGGACTTGACTCTTATCACTAAGGAGCAACTAGGAGGAGAGATAATTCCCCGATCTGTTCTTCTTTGTGCATTCGAAGGGGTATGGTTTTCTTCACCATCTTATTATTAATGCAGCCTTTTGTTGCCATACTAGATAACAAATGGTATTTCATTTTGTGGCAGATATCTTACTTGCTGTGTGCTCTTGGAGATGGTCATCTATTAAACTTCCAGTTGGATACACGTACTGGGGAGTTGAGAGATCGGAAAAAAGTATCGCTTGGAACTCAGCCTATAACTCTGCGTACTTTTTCATCTAAAAGTGCAACGCATGTATTTGCTGCATCAGATAGACCGTCTGTTATATATAGCAACAACAAGAAGCTGATATACAGCAACGTGAATCTGAAAGAAGTTAGTCACATGTGCCCCTTCAACTCTGGTGCTTTTCCAGACAGGTAAACTAATTTCTaaatctctcttcttttttttcctttggggcTAAAGTATGTTGTGTTGAAATttggttcttcttctcttccatgGGCACAGCTTAGCGATTGCTAGAGAAGGGGAACTTACTATTGGTACCATCGATGAGATTCAGAAGCTTCACATACGCACTATTCCCATTGGAGAGCACGCTCGCCGTATCTGCCATCAGGAACAAACGCGAACATTTGCTATCTGCAGTTTGAGAAACCAACCGAGTGGAGAAGAATCTGAGATGCATTTTGTCCGTCTGTTGGATGACCGAGATTTCGAATTCTTGGCAACTTACCCTTTGGATGCCTTTGAATACGGTTGCTCCATACTGAGCTGCTCTTTTACCGACGACAAAAACGTTTACTATTGTGTCGGTACTTCATATGTTTTGCCTGAGGAAAATGAACCAACCAAGGTATATACATGACTCTCTGTATTTGTTTGTGTTAAGACTTTATTTTTTCCAATtcttttttcagtttttgttttcttttgttctgtGATTGTAGGGAAGGATACTTGTGTTTGTAGTTGAAGAAGGAAAGCTGCAGCTGGTAGCAGAGAAGGAAACTAAAGGATCTGTTTATTCTCTTAATGCCTTCAATGGAAAACTTCTAGCTGCTATTAATCAGAAAATTCAGTTGTATAAATGGACGTTGCGGGATGATGGAACTCGGGAGCTCCAGTCTGAATGTGGACACCACGGTCACATACTAGCTCTTTACGTTCAGACCCGTGGAGACTTCATCGTCGTTGGTGACCTCATGAAATCAATCTCCCTATTGATCTACAAGGTAAAACAGATTTTGATACAAAACTGTTGTCTGCATCTTCTTGTTAATAAATGTCAAATCGTAGAACTTACGTGGACTGCGTGTGTCTGTTTTAAAGCACGAGGAAGGTGCGATAGAGGAGATAGCTCGAGACTACAATGCAAGCTGGATGACGGCAGTTGGGATACTGGATGATGACACCTACCTTGGTGCTGACAATTGCTACAACCTATTCACAGTAAAGAGGCACAGTGAAGCTGCTACAGATGAAGAACGATGCCGTATGGAAGTGGTCGGTGAGTATCACATTGGGGAATTTGTGAACAGATTCCGCCATGGATCTCTGGTCATGAGGCTGCCTGATTCAGAAACTAGTCAGATACCGACTATGATCTTTGGCACTGTCAACGGTGTGATCGGAGTGATGGCTTCGCTACCGCAAGAACAGTATGCGTTTCTGGAGAAACTGCAGACGAGTATGAGGAAAGTGATTAAAGGAGTTGGCGGGTTGAGCCATGAGCAGTGGAGATCGTTCAAGAACGAGAAAAGAAGTGCAGATGCGA
It encodes:
- the LOC103834207 gene encoding DNA damage-binding protein 1b, coding for MSVWNYVVTAQKPTSVTHSCVGNFTSPQELNLIVAKCTRIEIHLLTPQGLQAILDVPLYGRIATLELFRPHGETQDFLFIATEGYKFCVLQWDSDSSELITRAMGDVSDRIGRQTDNGQIGIIDPDCRFIGLHLYDGLFKVVPFDNKGQLKEAYNIRLEELQVLDIKFLYGCAKPTIAVLYQDNKDARHVKTYEVSQKEKDFVEGPWSQNNLDNGADLLIPVPSPLCGVLIIGEETIVYCSANALKAIPIRSSITKAYGRVDVDGSRYLLGDHAGLIHLLVITHEKEKVTGLKIELLGETSIASTISYLDNAVVFIGSSYGDSQLIKLNMQPDANGSYVEIIEQYVNLGPIVDFCVVDLERQGQGQVVTCSGAYKDGSLRIVRNGIGINEQASVELPGIKGMWSLKSSIDEAFDTFLVVSFISETRILAMNIEDELEDTEIEGFLSQVQTLFCHDAVYNQLVQITSNSVRLVSSTTRQLRNKWDAPAGFTVNVATANASQVLLATGGGHLVYIEIGDGTLTEVKHAQLEYEVSCLDINPTGDNPNYSQLAAVGMWTDISVRIFVLPDLTLITKEQLGGEIIPRSVLLCAFEGISYLLCALGDGHLLNFQLDTRTGELRDRKKVSLGTQPITLRTFSSKSATHVFAASDRPSVIYSNNKKLIYSNVNLKEVSHMCPFNSGAFPDSLAIAREGELTIGTIDEIQKLHIRTIPIGEHARRICHQEQTRTFAICSLRNQPSGEESEMHFVRLLDDRDFEFLATYPLDAFEYGCSILSCSFTDDKNVYYCVGTSYVLPEENEPTKGRILVFVVEEGKLQLVAEKETKGSVYSLNAFNGKLLAAINQKIQLYKWTLRDDGTRELQSECGHHGHILALYVQTRGDFIVVGDLMKSISLLIYKHEEGAIEEIARDYNASWMTAVGILDDDTYLGADNCYNLFTVKRHSEAATDEERCRMEVVGEYHIGEFVNRFRHGSLVMRLPDSETSQIPTMIFGTVNGVIGVMASLPQEQYAFLEKLQTSMRKVIKGVGGLSHEQWRSFKNEKRSADARSFLDGDLIESFMDMSRRKMEEISKEMDVQVEELCKRVEELTRLH